The Hydra vulgaris chromosome 14, alternate assembly HydraT2T_AEP genome includes the window ACAGATGTAATGACTTGCAAGGCTGCTCAGTTTTAtggctttttattaaaaaatttgtgctGGCAAACATCAAAAAGGATTTAcaagcaacaaattttttggcttcattttatttctgaaaatctttttgctttttaattatatctcaatttaaataatttgaacaaattatatttgttcaattaattaatatatttttttagaattggattttattcatatcatttcaagattttttcacattttgaatatcttacctttttaaaaaagataacatattcaaaatatgaaaataatttgtttttattagtttttataagtattacctgttataaaaatatcaataagatGACACCTTTCTTAATGTtatgcttttgatttttttttaataaattaaatgtagaTGTGTATAGTAGTTCTATTGGTTTGaggttattttattatagtttatagttttattggtttaagGTGAAGTTATTATATTGGTTTAAGATTAACTTAAGGTTATCTATTTAAACCACATTATATCTAAAGCTAGGCTGTTCAACAAGCTATGCAAACTACAGTGTGTGTAGATTTATGAAATAGAATTTACAAGTTGAATGAAAATAGAGCATCTATGATAAATTGGTAGGgtagtagtaattttttatttttgttttttaggtattggCGGGCTGCACTTGACAACTTACTTTTCTGCAACGAAATCAAAAGAACCTTTAACtacaaaccaatttaaaaaattttcataacagcattttttaagaagaattttccctttattttatttactaatcaGATAActtatatttcataatttctttaagttatttttagagatgtttaattttgttttacaaaattttagtttaaaaaataatatttacatattgatttttagttttttaataattaatttttattcagaaataCAATTATAATTGTAGTGCcaatttttgtgatattttttctGTATATATCAATTTGATATTATGTTATCAATGTGAAAGTATAATCTcaagatataatttaaaaaatggtaggATGAGGTACACAAACATAcgctttgttttcttataaGTAAAATTCAAGTTTAGAGCAAAATATCTGTCCCGATAGAAACCACtcgcaaaaatttttaattttgattggtctattaaaattttaccGTTATTTTCACATGGTTTCTACTTACTATGACTGTAAGTGTGAAACACGCGCAAACTGGCAATAGggatatttttgaataaaaattaacgCCGTGTTAACTTCAATTTTAAACGGGCAAGAGAACACAAAACCATGAAAAGACATACAATGCAAACTTATTTAAGTCTGTTTCAACTGATCTTAAAcgaaatactttttatataaccACTTAGTACACAAAAGTCAGATTAAGATTATTCCATGCATCATTAAACTATTTagttttcttaatatttttttacgatGCAAATAAGTGTTATAAGTTTTAagttagaatttaaaaaagctacggctttgtaaaaataacttttttaataaataacggAAATTTAACTTcgaagttttaaaagtttcaaaacttttattatttataaaacttatattacctaacaaaaataattagaattgttgttaaccatatttttttgttaagttaaaaacaaaaccaaCTTCTTTCTAAATTCGCGATTTTGGGAACTCTACGAAAACCTCAGTAAGTtgatagtttttatttacatgattAATAAAAGTGTGATTTAAACATaagacaaaaattaataataacttaatcaagGCTTTAAGTTAAAATCTAACATAGAAAAACGAAATTATATCTCCCaacttatataatataagcatcaaaatataatataaacatcaaagtaatcaaaaatttaattagctcAATAAATTTCTATGCAAGaatttgttttatctaaaaaaaatacgaCTACAATATTTGTCTTTTACCGCACTGAGAGCAAACAGGAAAAGAGAAGGAATAAACCTTCTGCACCTATCACTGTGATTTTAATCTGATATTATTCCTGAGAATGAACAAAAAAGAAGTTACGTCTACCTGCTTCTTTTGCTACCTAATCCAACATTGTGCCTGTTACGTTAACGTTATTGTTAATATAGAAAGCAAAATAGTATAACATTTTTTAGGGCAAATTAGAGTAATTTTAACACTTGGTAATATAAGAATACTTAATGATTTTGATGAAGTGCGCAGTGAAGTGAAATAtgctttgtaattttttaatcgaACTTATGAAAGAAAACAGGAATCAGTATAATTAGCGTAAATATATATGCAGTAAATAGTGGCTCTCATCTAATCAATCGcctaatgtaagttttttttgttggtcAAGTATTATCACCACGCACAAATAATTCTTTTGCGCCAGAATTTGATGCTAAAATAAtggaatttaaatttacataaaaaatatgctaGCTCAAAACTCGTatcaattttgtttgaaaaacattttatagaaacatttagttttaacttataaaatatcaCTTCTGTGTAATACGAACATGCTCAAGTTACCCCGTGTTATTAATCGAAAATACCTACTTTAATTTCGATGGCATACGGTTactaatctattttttttttgaattataacataacagaaaaatttacaatatattttcaatCTACCCAGGtgtatgaaaattaaaaaaggatgtagtttttataaatatacatcatcttttattttccatttccAGCaccatatttatatatatatatatatatatatatatatatatatatatatatatatatatatatatatatatatatatatatatatatatatatatatatatatatatatatagatatatctatatatatatatatatatatatatatatatatatatatatatatatatatatatatatatatatatatatatatatatatatatatatatatatatatatacaatgttatttgtttttatggATAAGATGTTGAGAGGGGGACCCGTCAAGTGACGGagtaagcaaataaaataatggtttaggtgtaaaaaaatttattcgtaTAAATAATCACAATTCAAAAGGCGGAGCGTCACACAaccactctttttttttttcttcttcttttggttcttttttttcttttactgtattttttatttctagttttaaCCATTGTTCAAAGTTTAAGCATCGGATaggtctttttaattttaagtttgctTGTTTAAATTCGAACGGAGGACTGTCGAGTTCCATCTCCcagttgttattattattattcatttttatttttatctaaaaaaaataaaatattagtataaagttgtataaaaattttattaaaaaataaagtaaaaaatggaataaaaaaagaaacaaaaatggaataaaaaaaatatttctaaaataaaaaaatacaacaagttatttttttgtaactcgCAGCTTTGACATAATCCACATTTTTTTGCACAAAAATATCGTTTGTTAAATAATTGCGATTGTAACAACgcttgttttttcattttcaaaaaataagggTACATggctgaaaaaaagaaaaaataggttaaataaaagttttttttaatttaaaaaaatataaagaaatgaATACACCTTTCATTTGTTGAcgtacttttttgtttttttagcgtaaccatagtttttcatttttttattattctagctataaacataaagtaatatCGTTTACATGTATAAATGTTTGAttcataataaaatgttattattattattatttttttaataaaatataaaattgatcaAATTgagtattgtttaaaaaatcgtAATGATAATGCGAACTAAATATTTCAActgaaagatataaaaaagtatgttgtgcgaaaaaaaaatctaatttagatgaaaaatgaaataaaaaccgATCACTATATCTTGGAAAATAAAACGAGTCTTTATACATAATGAATTCTTCATTGTAATAATGTATCGGTAttgcatttttaagtttttctttaaataatataatttctttttttattctgtaaaatCCTAATTGTCTTTTACATAAATCTTTCAAGGTAGGGATTTCGTTGagtttaaatgttaattttgtttttggacAAAACCATACCATTTTTTCATATTGAAGATCgtattctttaaaactttttctttgatgtttcttttttgcttccattttttattagtttagctataaatataaaacataatctATTATATgtgtaaaattaatattagtaataaaataatattgatctTGTGCCCATtgtgcatattttataatacaattataaaaataatcaagttTTTCATCTTTAATACGAGGATTACGATAGTGTGTTCTAAACATTTggtacaaataaaatataatttttctttgtatCCAAAAAAATCGATTGTGATTATAAAATTCATcactagtataaaaaaaatcattagaagTATTTTCTAAATCATGAAGAAATAAGATTTCAAGTTCGTCTTTTAACAATTCGagtttaattagtatttttctGATGGCTAATTTTCTTTTcgttaattcttttaatgatttcatatcgcgttcaatgttattttttgattcCTGCATAAACCAACGGACAATGTGGATGATGTCGTATGCATAAAAGTCTTTGcttcttttgtaattttgcattttattagttgtctaaaaaaaatattaaaaaaactgttttacaaTAGTAGTTTTTCGATTATGCATTCTtcataaaagatgttttttttataagtataaaataatagtCTAATAAAAACTCCATTAGTTCATTTTGTGTTTCGCATTTTGGTTCTATCAAATATAgagatgattttattttgtaatttttcaaattcataATTGATTCTTTGATGAGCCAAGGTTCTTTTACATAAATCTTTCAAGGTAAGTTGTGATTGAATTTCATTGGTAAATTTGTTCATGTTATCTAATGTTTCATCGTCATAATGAAATAGATAATAAGAAAATTGACGTTCACTAGTTTTCTACGTTTTATGCTGCAAGTAGTGCAAtgaactaatttctttttcaagtaTGTTACCAATATTGCCCCAGTTGCTTCCcatttttttagttagtaatctaaaaaaaattacaaatataaaaatacaaaaaaaatcaggtATATTATGTTTGGGAAACAAGTAATAGTTTTACTATACAAGTAAAAAACTATGAATtgtttcccaaaaaaaaaagtttttttagaagatATCAGGTTCTTGAGCACATTCAGGTGCTTCAGGTGGTTCAGGTAAAGGgttgtaaaaattgaaaagttctTGTTGCTTGGCTTCAATGACAGCACTTGGATAAAATGTGTTTGGTGGTGAATAAACAGGTGGTAGATTTTTAACCATGCTTTCTTCATATGTTGGCAATCGtggtatttgatttttatatttattcacaaTGTCTATTCGATGCATTACTTTAGACATGTTGAGTAAATATTCCAATTTGCTTTCAGTAGTTTCATAAATATGACCTTGGTCGTCTTCTATAACATTGTCTTTAATGTATTCTATGATATCGAtagccttttttaaattttctttgattcCTTTTGGTATTTTTAACATGAATCTAATACTTCTCACTTTATCAGAAGTAAGTTCAAGGCTGATTTGTCTGAATATCTCTattgaattcatttttttttattagtttatctaaaaaaatattttaatgtataaaaaagtcattacaGAAGAAaatcattacataaaaaatcattagataaaaatagaattaaaaaaatgacaatttttttacaaaaaaaaataaattattgaattgTAATAGAAATTAAtaagttattgttaataataaattgttttagttcTTGGTGCGAAATGAAATTAGGAAATCCAACTGCTACATTAAATTCTTCGGTACGTTTATCGAAAGAACTCGCGTTTAaactttgaatataattttCTGGAGTGATAGTATGAGcgaaaaatttttcattatttctcagagtaaaaattattttttgggtAAAGGGCCATTTCAAAGCATCATCTAGATCTCCTCGAATAAGTTGAAAGAAAATGGCTACATTGTTTTCATTGGTGCTGcgagtataaatttttattcgaTAATAATATCCTTCGGGTGAGTTAACAGCTTCTGAATAATAAGCTTCGTCTGATAATAGTCTTAGATTCATTTGATCGAGTTTGATGAAATGTTTGTCTTTAAAGAGGTGTTGCATTACTTGTGGTtgttgagttgttttttttaatgttaagaaTTCTGTAGCGTTTTCTTCAACAATTTGATTGAGTTTTATGATTTCTTTATTGAGATTTTGTATTTCCTCTTGATTTGCTGAAGCTGTTATGTTCTCATATACAACATTTTTCAATTCtgttatttttttgcttgtttctTCCAAGGTTTGTTGTAGTTTGGTAAtttcttcatttatttttttaatttcttgtttgTGTTCTTTTTGCTTGTTCAACATTTCTTTACTAtctgtaatttgttttattaaaatttcgtGACAATTTTTTGCTCCAGCTAAGATATGGTTAACAGAAagattcaaataatttaaatttttcttttcatctTGTACaatttgatcaaaatatttattttgttgatctttataatattgaaaacatattACAGAGTgctcatcataatcatcattgtTTACAGCAGTATTGCAAAAAAagcatgttttttgaaattcataTTCGCATTCATGGTTTAATAAATCCTGTACCTTTTTCTTACATGTAAAACGTTCGTAAGATAATTGATTTGTAGAGCATTCTATTTGGTGTTTCATGAGTTGTTCCATAGTAAATTCCATATAGCAATGGATGGTGTTCCATTCCAACAGCATGGATATGTGTTGTctgccatttttttaattagttgctaaaaaaataaaaaaaacatttatttatataaaaattattaataaaaaatacactcgtttttttgtaacaaaaaaaatttatcaaatataaaaaattcataaacaaAACAAGGACATTaagtataagaaaaaaatcgTTTATTTCAATGTCTAGTAAAACATGTTCGTTTATATTTTCTACTTCAATGTTTTCCAACACTTCTTCAAACACGTTACCAAGACCAGGAAACATATCATcgtaattttcattattattagttGTCATTATTatgtttgctaaaaaaaatttatatttaatttataaaaaatttataattacagTTCAAGTAACTcgtccatttttttaataacttcattgatATACTGTTCAATGTCCATTTCATTAATCAACTCGTGTATGTCGTTTTGTAtttcttctaattctttttccatttctttttccagcatttgattttttaattcttcaataTATTCATTTTCATCATGTTCAACTGTTTCATCTGTTTCAAGTAAatcttctaaatattttttgtaatcttcTTCTGTCATTTCTTCATTATCCATTATTTCTTTGATAAAGTTCTCTTCTTTTTCAGTTAAACATAAATCATGATAACAAAATTCTTCATGAcatttgcaagttttgatatattctttcattttttatattagttagctaaaaaataaaaaaaatttacaaaaaaatgttattgtaatataaaattttgtaacatttcCATACTCTCTTTTATGTTGTTTAAGAGTTCttgatttgttttgttttgagtGGCCAAGTCCAATGTCCAATACCAAAATGCatcatataaagtttttaatgcgTCCATTTCTGATTTtctttgaaataataaagttaatacaCGAAAGATTCTGTCTTCTGCTGATTGATAATCGTGACGAATTACTTCAATGTctagttttttatattctatatattcgGCCATTGTTTCCCAtcgactttttaaatttttggcaaTGTTGATTTTCATTCGTGATATATTTGTTCGtgatatattcattttttattattttgcttaaaaaaattttttattataaaaaacattaattataactaatttacattgtaataatttaaataaaagttctttattaTCTGTTTCGTTCTGCCACTTTGATATTATcgaatatatatgatttatcgctctttttttatttacgtgTTGCAATATGTagataactaaaagtttttttattttatcatagttttttttgtaatttttatcgatttttttaatatgacttcttgtgaaatttaaatatataggtAATTGTTTCCAATGATAATGAAGTTCttttgcaatattatttattattttattcatttttctattatatattaaaaaaaagtaaaaaatataaaaagataatataaaattcaaataaacaaacaaaaaaaagaaatatgtaaaaagactaaaaaataattttttctttaaaaagatatatatacaaaaaaatttttttaggattcTTGCGGTTCTGGGTCTGGACTCTCTAAAAAAGGgagagaaaaatatttaaaaatgttttatattactttattaataaaaaaaagtagtaaagttAAACTTACGTAGCGAGTAGTCCCAGTGAGAGGGACCGACTTCTCTAGTTGTGGCTACTGGATAAggattatctaaaaaaaaggaaattattaaaaatatgtatttattttttattaataaaaagtagtaaagttAAACTTACGACGGGCGTGGGAATGTCTTGCTTCTCTAATCTCACGTACGTAGTTTTctacaaaatttctaaaatttcgCAGTCTTAGTATTTCTTCatctataagaaaaaaaatagaattataaaaaataatttttttattttagatgtaaACCATAAATTAATTACCTCTCTTTGGATTGTACGCAAACACTTGATTGATGAGGCGTTTTTTACCATCTTGAATAATATAAAGCTGGTCACTAAGACTATCATTGAAAAGTTCAtattgacttttatttatggtAATAAATCTCATtgttataactaataaaataaataggtttatttaaatataaaaactatattatttttgtaataaacaaaacatatataaataaaaaatatcattttttataaaatgcctAAAATAAGGTATAATCCTAGATCATTAAACACTGTAAACATGGCACGTACAAAAACAACAGTTCCTAGAACAAAAAAAGCAGTTCAAACACAAACGAGTACAAAACAAAGTTCAACATCGACACAGACTGAAAGTCAGTATTTACCGAGTAATTGTAAAAGAATATTATCTTGTTTACGAAGAACaaataatagatataaagataataaaacaaaCCGTAAACTTGGAAGAGTTGGTAAAAGAATAAAACGTTGGGTTCATACTGCCAAATCATATGTCGATATTaaacatcaattaaaacaaGCATATATAagacgaaaaaataaataatgtatttacatataaaaaattatatattttaaattaaatgctttgttaatattgtattttaattttctgaCTTTCCTCCTCATTTTTCTATTGTTGTtgattattttctaaaaaaaaaaaaaaagtcttaaaaaaaatttatttcatttggaaacaaatatttttaaaaaaattaacttacttttttttaaaaaatattgttttcttgGTTTTCGTTTATTTCTGTGGTTGGTTTCgctattttcttttaattaaaaaaatttaaaaactttcaaaaaaataatatgtgttttttataaaaaaatattgtttcaaaaaacttactttttctTGTGgattatatcttattttaaaatgaacttcTCCATCCGTCTCTTCGTCGTAATTTTTACCACATTCCTCATAATCTTCTATTTCAATAACTTctggttttttattttccataatatcatgataaaaaaattctaattcttGTTTATCTTCTATTTCGATAACATCAGGTGATTCATCTTCTTCTGAAAATTCTATTTCTTcttctgaaaaattaattttttttgaacaatttcGTTGTCTTTATAATATTGACTCATTTTAGTTGTGCGTTTAGTAAAGCGTTTTTGCGATTTGGTTTTGTTAGTAAAAAACGcactttttatgtataaaatttaatctCTACAGATTAGTTTGCACAAAAGAGTAAATGATGCAACTTTATTCAGTGAAAAGAAAATGCTGTgtcatgttatttaaatttagaaagttttaataaCGCTTTTATGACCAAGattaaaacagattaaaaaacgaagtaaacaactttttaaaaactctacGAAGAAAAAACTCTGCGATAAGTGTTAAAAcaacatgttaaataaattcaaaactttatgAACCAATACGTCGACGTAGCATAGTGCATTCGCTCGCCGCACTATGTTTCAAACGCCATGTCATTAGACCGTTGTGGGTTCGACTCTCGGTGAAGGTAGTAGAAAGTTTAGAAAGTTTAGAAAGTTCAATGTTAAAACGGTGGGTAGAAATACTCGTCGAGTGTTGTCTAGAAAGTTATATGTAATCACGGTGGGTAAAAATACTCGTCGAGTAATGTC containing:
- the LOC136090501 gene encoding TNF receptor-associated factor 2-like — its product is MKHQIECSTNQLSYERFTCKKKVQDLLNHECEYEFQKTCFFCNTAVNNDDYDEHSVICFQYYKDQQNKYFDQIVQDEKKNLNYLNLSVNHILAGAKNCHEILIKQITDSKEMLNKQKEHKQEIKKINEEITKLQQTLEETSKKITELKNVVYENITASANQEEIQNLNKEIIKLNQIVEENATEFLTLKKTTQQPQVMQHLFKDKHFIKLDQMNLRLLSDEAYYSEAVNSPEGYYYRIKIYTRSTNENNVAIFFQLIRGDLDDALKWPFTQKIIFTLRNNEKFFAHTITPENYIQSLNASSFDKRTEEFNVAVGFPNFISHQELKQFIINNNLLISITIQ